Genomic DNA from Alicyclobacillus fastidiosus:
GGCAAGTAAACCCCGTGGCGCGAGCTTGGAGTCTGCTGACCATTGGATGAGGAAAGGATGTTCGATTTTGGCTGAAGATGCAAACGAAGTACAAAGTGAGGCTCTCGAGCAGGACGTCCAGGATGTCGAGGGCGTTCAGGTCGAAGGCGCCGAAGAGCAGGTAGAGGAAACCGCAAGTGCCGAAGTTGAGCTCGATCCGAAGGATGAACAAATCGCCGAACTCCAGCAGCAATTGCTTCGCACGCGGGCGGATTTCGACAACTTCCGCCGTCGCACGCGCGCTGAAAAGGAAGAACTCAGTCAGTTTGCGACCAAGAAACTCCTCTCTGACCTGTTGCCGGTGATCGATAACTTCGATCGGGCGATGGAGGCTGTCGGCGACGCCGATGAGCAGATTCGGACGGGCATCGAGATGGTGCACCGCCAGTTCAGCGCCGTGTTGTCACAGTACGGCGTCGTGCCGATGAACGCACAGGGAGAGACGTTTGACCCGAACCGTCACGACGCGGTCATGCAGGAAGCCGCCGACGGGGTCGAGCCGAACGTCGTCCTCCAAGAACTGCAGCGCGGGTACCTGTTGCACGACAAGGTGCTTCGCCCGGCGATGGTCAAGGTGAGCGTGTAACAGGAGCTAGGGTGCCGCGTTCATCTACTTATGTGCTATTTCACGTCCGAGCGGTCTGTGGCCGCGCTTGAGGACAATACCTAGAACAAGTAATCAACGTGATCGAGGAGGAACCTTCAGTGGCAAAAGTCATTGGTATTGACCTTGGTACAACGAACTCATGCGTTTCCGTTATGGAAGGCGGGGAGCCAGTCGTTATCCCGAATGCGGAGGGCAACCGCACGACGCCGTCCGTCGTCGCGTTCACAAAGGACGGAGAGCGTCTGGTAGGCGACGTCGCAAAGCGTCAGGCGATCACCAACCCCGACCGCACCATCATCTCTATCAAACGCCACATGGGCACGGACTACAAAGTGACGGTGGACGACAAATCGTATACGCCGCCTGAGATCTCGGCTATGATTCTGCAAAAGTTGAAAGCTGACGCGGAAGCATATCTCGGGGAGTCGGTCACCCAAGCGGTGATCACCGTACCTGCATACTTTAGTGACAGCCAGCGCCAAGCCACCAAGGATGCAGGCAAAATCGCAGGTCTCGACGTCCTGCGTATTGTCAACGAGCCAACTGCCGCCGCGCTGGCCTACGGTTTGGAAAAGGATGAAGACCAGACCATCCTCGTGTTCGACCTCGGCGGTGGTACATTTGACGTCTCGATTCTGGAACTCGGCGATGGCGTCTTCGAAGTCAAGGCGACGAGCGGGAACAACCATCTCGGCGGCGACGACTTCGACAACCGTATCATGCAGTACTTGATCGATACGTTTAAGAAGGACACGGGCATCGACCTCGGCAAGGACAAAATGGCGATGCAGCGTTTGAAGGACGCAGCAGAGAAAGCTAAGAAGGAATTGTCCTCGACGCTCACGACGACGATTTCCCTGCCGTTTATCTCGGCAGATGCATCCGGTCCAAAGCACCTCGAAATCAACTTAACGCGTGCGAAATTCGAAGAGATCTCCGCCGATTTGATCGAGGCGACGCTGGCACCGACTCGTCAAGCTCTGCAAGACGCAGGTCTGTCGGCAAGCGAGATTCACAAGGTCATTCTCGTCGGCGGTTCGACGCGGATTCCAGCCGTTCAAGAGGCGATTAAGCGCCTGATCGGCAGCGATCCTTCAAAAGGCGTCAATCCGGACGAAGTCGTCGCGGTCGGCGCCGGCATTCAAGCGGGCGTCTTGACGGGTGAAGTGAAGGACGTCGTCCTGCTCGACGTCACGCCATTGTCACTCGGCATCGAGACGATGGGTGGCGTGTTCACGCGCCTCATCGACCGCAACACGACCATCCCGACGTCGAAGAGCCAAGTGTTCTCGACCGCCGCTGACAATCAGACGTCGGTTGAAATTCACGTGCTCCAGGGCGAACGCGAAATGGCGAGCGGAAACAAGACACTCGGTCGCTTCACACTGTCGGATATCCCGCCGGCACCACGCGGTGTTCCGCAGATTGAAGTCTCGTTCGACATCGACGCAAACGGCATTGTCAACGTTGGTGCGAAGGACCTCGGCACGGGCAAATCGCAGCGTATCACCATCACGGCTTCGAGCGGTCTCTCCAAGGATGAAGTCGACCGCATGATGAAAGAGGCGCAAATGCACGCCGAAGAGGACAAGAAGCGCCGCGAGCAAGTTGAAATTCGCAACGAGGCCGACCAACTTCTCTATCAGACCGAGAAGACCCTCAAAGACCTCGGCGACAAAGCCGATGCGGACTTGAAGTCGGAGGCAGAACAAAAGTTGAGTGCGCTTCGCGAAGCGCTCAGCGGAACCGAGACGGAAGCCATCACCTCGGCGAAGGACGCGCTCACAGAAGTGCTGCACAAGCTGTCGACGAAGCTGTATGAGCAAACGTCGGCCGCACAGGGCGCAGGTGCTGGTGCGGAAGGCGCTGCACAAGCGGACGACAATGTTGTCGATGCCGATTTCACGGAAGTCGATAAGGATCAGAAGTAAGTCTTCTGCGCCTGCGACGGCGCGATGAATGAACATGGCAAGGTTGGCGATGAGGCAGGGATGGCGCATCCCTGCCCATCGTTGTAAGATATACAAAGTTGTCATTATGAGGCACTGGAGGGATGCCGGTGAGCAAGCGAGATTATTATGAGGTGCTCGGTGTCAGCCGGTCAGCCAATCAGGACGAGATCAAAAAAGCCTATCGCAAGTTGGCGCGTCAATATCACCCTGACGTCAACAAGGACGACCCGAGCGCGCCAGAGAAATTCGCTGAGATAGCCGAGGCGTACGATGTACTGTCGGACAGTCAAAAGCGCTCGCGCTATGACCAGTTCGGCCATCAGGATCCTACACAAGGCGGATTTGGTGGCGGACAGGGTGCCGGCTTTGGCGATTTTGACTTTGGCGGGTTTGGCGACATTTTTGATATGTTCTTTGGCGGAAACGGCCCGCGTTCGCGTGGACCGCAGCGCGGGCAGGACCTCGAATACGAGCTCGAGGTCGATTTCGAGGACGCCGCGTTCGGGGTCGAAGAAGAGATTCAGATCCCGCGCACGGAGACCTGTTCTACCTGTGGTGGAAACGGTGCAAAACCAGGTACGCATCCGAAAACGTGTACGGTTTGTAACGGGTCGGGAGAACAACAGACCGTGCAATCGACGCCGTTTGGCCGCATGGTCAATCGCCGCGTGTGTTCCAATTGTCACGGTCGCGGCGTCGTTATCGAACAGCCTTGTCCGGACTGTCGCGGACAAGGGCGCAAGCGCGTTCGCCGCACCGTGCAGATCAAGGTGCCGGCAGGTGTGGATACGGGTACGCGCCTGCGGGTGGCCGGTGCTGGAGAAGCTAGTCCCAACGGCGGGCAACCTGGGGACCTCCACATTGTCATTCGCGTTCGGCCGCACGAGATTTTCGAGCGCGAGGGCATGAACGTCTACATCGACATGCCCATCACGTTTGTCCAGGCGGCGTTGGGGGACGAGATTGACGTGCCCACCCTCGACGGCGAAGTGAAGTTGCGCATCCCTGAGGGGACGCAGTCCGGCACGATGTTCCGCCTGCGCGGCAAGGGAATTCCCCGGCTGGGATCGCCGAATACGCGTGGGGATCAGCACGTGCGCGTGCAACTGCTGACACCGACCAACCTGACGGAGCGACAAAAGGAATTATTCCGCGATCTCGGCAAGGAACTCGGCGTTCAGACACATGAGCAAGCGAGATCGTTTATGGAGCGAATGAAGGACGCCTTTTTGGGCAACGCCTGAGGCGAGCGGATTCGATGATCAAGACAACGAGTACGGTCCACACGTTGGACCGTTTCGTTTTGTTCAGGGGCAGCGTGCGCAACCCGCGAATGGGTGCGCAAAAGACCGAAGACCGCGTGGGAGGTTTGTTATGCACTGGTGGCAAGTACAGTTTAACGTGACGCACGAAGCTTCAGATGCCGTCGCTGGGCTGTTGCAAGA
This window encodes:
- the dnaK gene encoding molecular chaperone DnaK; this encodes MAKVIGIDLGTTNSCVSVMEGGEPVVIPNAEGNRTTPSVVAFTKDGERLVGDVAKRQAITNPDRTIISIKRHMGTDYKVTVDDKSYTPPEISAMILQKLKADAEAYLGESVTQAVITVPAYFSDSQRQATKDAGKIAGLDVLRIVNEPTAAALAYGLEKDEDQTILVFDLGGGTFDVSILELGDGVFEVKATSGNNHLGGDDFDNRIMQYLIDTFKKDTGIDLGKDKMAMQRLKDAAEKAKKELSSTLTTTISLPFISADASGPKHLEINLTRAKFEEISADLIEATLAPTRQALQDAGLSASEIHKVILVGGSTRIPAVQEAIKRLIGSDPSKGVNPDEVVAVGAGIQAGVLTGEVKDVVLLDVTPLSLGIETMGGVFTRLIDRNTTIPTSKSQVFSTAADNQTSVEIHVLQGEREMASGNKTLGRFTLSDIPPAPRGVPQIEVSFDIDANGIVNVGAKDLGTGKSQRITITASSGLSKDEVDRMMKEAQMHAEEDKKRREQVEIRNEADQLLYQTEKTLKDLGDKADADLKSEAEQKLSALREALSGTETEAITSAKDALTEVLHKLSTKLYEQTSAAQGAGAGAEGAAQADDNVVDADFTEVDKDQK
- the grpE gene encoding nucleotide exchange factor GrpE — its product is MAEDANEVQSEALEQDVQDVEGVQVEGAEEQVEETASAEVELDPKDEQIAELQQQLLRTRADFDNFRRRTRAEKEELSQFATKKLLSDLLPVIDNFDRAMEAVGDADEQIRTGIEMVHRQFSAVLSQYGVVPMNAQGETFDPNRHDAVMQEAADGVEPNVVLQELQRGYLLHDKVLRPAMVKVSV
- the dnaJ gene encoding molecular chaperone DnaJ, whose translation is MSKRDYYEVLGVSRSANQDEIKKAYRKLARQYHPDVNKDDPSAPEKFAEIAEAYDVLSDSQKRSRYDQFGHQDPTQGGFGGGQGAGFGDFDFGGFGDIFDMFFGGNGPRSRGPQRGQDLEYELEVDFEDAAFGVEEEIQIPRTETCSTCGGNGAKPGTHPKTCTVCNGSGEQQTVQSTPFGRMVNRRVCSNCHGRGVVIEQPCPDCRGQGRKRVRRTVQIKVPAGVDTGTRLRVAGAGEASPNGGQPGDLHIVIRVRPHEIFEREGMNVYIDMPITFVQAALGDEIDVPTLDGEVKLRIPEGTQSGTMFRLRGKGIPRLGSPNTRGDQHVRVQLLTPTNLTERQKELFRDLGKELGVQTHEQARSFMERMKDAFLGNA